A single region of the Elizabethkingia sp. JS20170427COW genome encodes:
- a CDS encoding alanine dehydrogenase, which translates to MGSTIFTPFSQKELIPKEEKLEIYRRERKLCIGIPKEISIDENRLCLTPDAVQVLVNAGHRVIMERGAGEGSFFTDLQYSEAGAEILENRKDVFAQSLIIKINPPTLEEIEWLQPNAYLISALQINLCSKEYFKKLSDKKINAIAFEYIMDEYKQFSLVRLIGEIAGTISILYASEILAQTNGQMLGGITGVRPTEVVVLGAGIIGEYATKAAIGLGASVKVFDNSIFKLRRLHTIVDNRVPTSIIDPKELKKSLRRADVVIGALPRINQLPIITEDMVSTMKKSSVIIDLTVDSGKCVETSELTTLSNPTVIKNGIVHCGIPNLTSKMSRTTTKAISNFFLSYLLEIDQEGGFENQLVKCQEMKQSLYMYKGRLTKCTIADKFGMQYHDINLLIF; encoded by the coding sequence ATGGGTTCAACTATTTTTACACCTTTTAGCCAGAAAGAATTAATCCCTAAAGAAGAAAAACTAGAAATCTACAGAAGGGAAAGAAAGTTATGTATTGGGATTCCTAAGGAAATTTCCATCGATGAAAACCGACTTTGCCTAACCCCAGATGCTGTACAGGTACTGGTAAATGCAGGACATAGGGTAATTATGGAACGAGGAGCTGGTGAAGGAAGCTTCTTCACCGACTTACAATACTCCGAAGCGGGAGCTGAAATCCTTGAAAACCGAAAAGATGTTTTTGCCCAAAGCTTAATCATCAAAATCAACCCGCCTACTCTTGAGGAAATAGAATGGCTACAGCCCAATGCCTACCTCATCTCTGCTCTACAAATCAACCTTTGTAGTAAAGAATATTTCAAAAAGCTTTCGGATAAAAAAATCAATGCCATTGCTTTTGAGTATATTATGGATGAGTACAAACAATTTTCTTTAGTTAGGCTGATTGGAGAAATTGCAGGAACCATCTCCATCCTATACGCTTCCGAAATTCTTGCCCAAACCAATGGACAAATGCTTGGCGGAATTACTGGCGTTAGACCTACAGAAGTTGTAGTTTTAGGAGCTGGGATTATTGGCGAATATGCTACCAAGGCAGCAATAGGACTGGGAGCAAGCGTAAAAGTATTCGACAACTCTATCTTCAAACTCAGAAGATTACACACCATTGTGGACAACAGAGTACCTACTTCTATTATCGATCCTAAGGAACTCAAAAAAAGCCTTCGCAGAGCCGATGTTGTTATTGGTGCCCTTCCTAGGATTAATCAACTTCCTATTATTACGGAAGATATGGTTTCTACAATGAAAAAAAGCAGTGTAATTATAGACCTTACCGTAGATAGTGGCAAATGTGTGGAAACTTCCGAACTTACCACTCTCTCTAACCCTACGGTAATCAAAAACGGAATTGTACATTGCGGTATCCCCAACCTAACTTCTAAGATGTCTCGTACAACCACCAAGGCTATTAGCAACTTCTTCTTAAGCTATCTTTTGGAAATAGACCAGGAAGGAGGTTTTGAAAATCAATTGGTAAAATGTCAAGAGATGAAGCAAAGCTTATACATGTACAAAGGAAGACTTACAAAATGTACTATCGCTGATAAATTCGGAATGCAATATCACGATATTAATCTTTTAATTTTCTAA
- the tsaE gene encoding tRNA (adenosine(37)-N6)-threonylcarbamoyltransferase complex ATPase subunit type 1 TsaE, giving the protein MWEAEINTITEWKTIASRVLQNLDTSVLLLKGNLGAGKTTFTQELLLQLGSTDEVSSPTYSIVNEYDTPKGKVYHFDLYRLKNTEEAYDIGIEEYLDNAYLCIIEWPEIYEEEIDLPFHEMLIENTENTRKIKFK; this is encoded by the coding sequence ATGTGGGAAGCTGAAATTAATACGATTACAGAATGGAAAACCATTGCTAGCCGTGTATTACAAAACTTAGACACTTCCGTTCTTTTACTAAAAGGTAATTTGGGAGCGGGTAAAACCACCTTCACCCAAGAGTTACTTTTACAGCTAGGAAGTACGGATGAGGTAAGCTCTCCTACCTACTCTATCGTTAACGAATACGACACCCCGAAAGGGAAAGTTTACCACTTCGACCTATATCGATTAAAAAATACAGAAGAAGCTTATGACATCGGCATCGAAGAATATCTAGACAATGCTTATTTATGTATTATCGAATGGCCTGAAATTTATGAAGAAGAAATAGACCTTCCTTTTCATGAAATGTTAATAGAAAATACTGAAAATACAAGAAAAATTAAATTCAAATAG
- the ybaK gene encoding Cys-tRNA(Pro) deacylase codes for MLHKTNAARILDQMKISYELREYPVDEENLSAQHVAEELGISAEKIYKTLVLKGNVTPYLVAVIPGNAQLDMKKIAKASGNKHCEMLPLKDLLSVTGYIRGGCTALGMKKQYPTFLEEMASLEEEIIISAGKRGLQIVIAPQDFLQASEAKLADLIS; via the coding sequence ATGTTACATAAAACTAATGCTGCAAGAATATTAGACCAAATGAAGATAAGCTATGAACTTCGTGAATATCCAGTGGATGAAGAAAATCTGAGCGCACAACATGTGGCCGAAGAGTTAGGAATTTCTGCGGAAAAAATATACAAAACCCTTGTGTTGAAAGGAAATGTTACTCCTTACTTGGTAGCTGTAATCCCAGGCAATGCCCAATTGGATATGAAGAAGATTGCTAAAGCTAGTGGTAATAAACATTGTGAAATGCTACCTTTAAAAGATTTGCTATCGGTAACAGGATATATCCGAGGAGGATGTACTGCTTTGGGGATGAAAAAACAATACCCCACCTTCCTAGAGGAGATGGCTTCTTTGGAGGAAGAAATCATCATCAGCGCAGGAAAGCGGGGTTTACAAATTGTTATTGCTCCTCAGGATTTTTTACAAGCTAGCGAAGCAAAATTAGCAGATCTTATTTCTTAA
- a CDS encoding T9SS type A sorting domain-containing protein has protein sequence MNIISTGGHFIHISWNKNLENNILGYRMYLNGVYQGFTKTPQYTFHHLEANTNYQITITAYNDGYIESPQSATLSATTLQSDLWSKDLMITKVIEGSANNKAFEITNNTGYTVDLRDYTLAIQYQNQDSGSFYTSNRLLLEGTLENGKTIVLINPKANFPNYTYQPSKDLVTAASPLTFTGKESVSLYYKGQYIEQIGYYDQSVNYGENTSLYRNSSVKHPNPNFTPSEWTTHPMDYTEGLGELVLSTEEIVPSSKIQVYPNPVYNGRIFVKTLYAHLIKSAKIYNTSGNLILEFNYPFKNQDYIDISQLQSGFYILEINQETFKIIKK, from the coding sequence TTGAATATCATCTCAACAGGCGGGCATTTCATCCATATCTCTTGGAATAAAAATCTAGAAAATAACATATTAGGATACAGAATGTATCTTAATGGAGTCTATCAAGGATTTACTAAAACTCCTCAGTACACCTTCCACCACCTAGAGGCTAACACCAATTATCAAATTACCATTACAGCATATAACGATGGTTATATAGAATCTCCACAAAGTGCTACATTATCTGCAACAACCTTACAAAGCGACCTTTGGAGTAAGGATCTCATGATTACAAAAGTAATTGAAGGAAGTGCTAATAATAAAGCCTTCGAAATAACCAACAACACAGGCTATACGGTAGATCTTAGAGACTATACCCTAGCTATACAATACCAAAATCAAGACAGTGGTAGCTTCTATACTTCCAACCGATTATTGTTAGAAGGAACATTGGAAAATGGCAAAACCATAGTTCTCATCAACCCTAAAGCCAATTTTCCTAATTATACCTATCAACCTAGTAAAGACTTGGTAACAGCAGCATCACCTCTTACTTTTACAGGAAAAGAATCGGTAAGCCTGTACTACAAAGGCCAATATATAGAGCAAATCGGCTACTACGACCAATCGGTTAATTATGGGGAAAACACATCGCTATACCGTAACTCTAGCGTAAAACATCCTAACCCTAATTTTACGCCTAGCGAATGGACAACCCACCCTATGGATTACACTGAAGGATTGGGCGAATTGGTTTTATCTACCGAGGAAATTGTCCCATCTTCTAAAATCCAAGTATATCCTAACCCTGTGTACAATGGAAGGATTTTTGTAAAAACTCTCTATGCTCATTTGATAAAAAGTGCTAAGATTTATAACACTTCAGGAAATTTAATCCTAGAATTTAATTATCCTTTTAAAAACCAGGATTATATTGATATTTCTCAACTCCAAAGTGGATTCTATATTTTAGAAATTAACCAAGAAACCTTCAAGATTATTAAGAAATAA
- a CDS encoding IS5 family transposase, which produces MLGKNPKKQPELFRPMLVDFIDDKHELVLLSEKIDWNYFEQEFASLYSHKGNPSHPIRFMVGCLLLKHLYNLGDETLEKAWIMNPYMQYFCGRVFFEHKFPCDPSNFVHFRKRIGEAGIEKIFAYTVRLHDPKTSPSNFVLSDTTVQENNTTFPTDAKLCKKVIDYCNKIAENEGIKQRQRYTKVSKQMVRNTYNGKHPKRSKMARKSQRQLKTIALRLIRELERNFNEEQKEIYKESLALYTKVVTQNRSDKDKIYSIHKPFTRCIAKGKAHKQYEFGNKVGLITTANKGKKIILGIKAFLQTPYDGHTIEPLLEQMENNGQKLPKELVYDRGGRGKSEIKGVKISIPSNPKKTDTAYRKQAKRKKFRTRAAIEPIIGHLKTDFRLAQNYFLGETGPQINAMLSATAWNLKKMMEILKEKIIFQFYKIINLLFSRFIFQNKLEARFC; this is translated from the coding sequence ATGTTGGGAAAAAATCCAAAAAAACAACCTGAATTATTCCGCCCGATGTTGGTTGATTTTATAGATGATAAACACGAACTCGTTTTACTTTCAGAAAAAATAGATTGGAACTATTTTGAACAAGAGTTTGCATCATTGTATTCTCACAAAGGCAATCCGAGTCATCCAATTCGTTTTATGGTAGGCTGTTTGCTTTTAAAGCACCTGTACAATTTAGGAGATGAGACTTTAGAAAAAGCATGGATTATGAATCCCTACATGCAATACTTTTGTGGTAGAGTTTTCTTTGAACATAAATTCCCTTGTGATCCGAGTAATTTCGTTCATTTCCGAAAAAGGATAGGTGAAGCCGGAATTGAAAAAATCTTTGCCTACACCGTAAGATTGCACGATCCAAAAACAAGCCCTTCTAATTTTGTTTTATCCGACACCACAGTTCAGGAAAATAACACAACATTTCCTACCGATGCAAAATTGTGCAAAAAAGTGATTGATTACTGTAATAAAATCGCCGAAAACGAAGGCATCAAACAAAGACAACGTTACACCAAGGTCAGCAAACAAATGGTTCGCAACACTTACAACGGCAAGCACCCTAAACGGTCAAAAATGGCAAGAAAATCTCAGCGACAACTTAAAACTATCGCCTTGAGGTTAATCCGTGAACTTGAACGCAATTTTAATGAAGAGCAAAAAGAGATTTACAAAGAATCATTAGCACTTTACACCAAAGTCGTTACCCAAAACCGAAGCGATAAAGATAAAATCTACAGCATCCACAAACCATTCACTCGATGTATAGCCAAGGGGAAAGCACATAAACAATACGAGTTTGGGAATAAAGTAGGTCTGATAACCACTGCTAACAAAGGAAAGAAAATCATTCTCGGGATTAAAGCATTTTTACAAACTCCATACGACGGTCACACCATAGAACCACTCTTGGAACAGATGGAAAACAATGGTCAGAAACTTCCCAAAGAGCTTGTTTACGATCGGGGAGGAAGAGGAAAATCGGAAATCAAAGGCGTAAAAATCTCCATTCCAAGCAATCCAAAAAAAACAGATACAGCTTACAGGAAACAAGCAAAGCGTAAGAAATTCAGAACCAGAGCAGCGATAGAACCTATCATCGGACATTTAAAAACCGATTTTAGGCTGGCTCAAAATTACTTTTTGGGAGAAACTGGTCCACAAATTAATGCGATGTTATCAGCAACTGCTTGGAATCTCAAGAAAATGATGGAAATACTGAAAGAGAAAATTATTTTTCAATTTTATAAAATTATAAATCTTCTATTTTCAAGATTTATTTTTCAAAATAAATTGGAAGCAAGGTTTTGTTAA
- a CDS encoding endonuclease — protein sequence MRKTLLFLLIPLLHLAQIPTDYYASTSGLTGYTLKHQLHQIISKNLRSWNYGDLPEFYKVTDVDKYYENNGSLLDIYSEIPDGADAYEYRYEDNQLISGAGEEGLGWNREHILSQSYFNSNYPMYSDLHFIVPTDARLNQRRSNWPFVKVNNKPTLVGSNGMKFGPSATPGRTTTGAEPIDEFKGDVARMLLYTSVRYEGLLNTFNPDNPRSPMDGTEEKAWEDWYITMLLEWHHLDPVSQREIDRNNEVYKIQGNRNPFVDFPEWVDSRSLNTC from the coding sequence ATGAGAAAAACACTATTATTTTTATTAATTCCATTATTGCATCTTGCCCAAATCCCTACAGATTATTACGCAAGTACATCAGGGCTAACAGGTTATACTTTAAAACACCAACTTCATCAAATTATTTCTAAAAATCTAAGAAGTTGGAATTATGGGGACTTACCTGAATTTTATAAAGTTACTGATGTAGATAAATATTATGAAAATAACGGAAGCCTTTTAGACATTTATTCTGAAATACCTGATGGTGCGGATGCTTATGAATACCGATACGAAGACAATCAATTAATAAGCGGTGCAGGAGAAGAAGGCCTTGGTTGGAACAGAGAGCATATCCTTTCCCAAAGCTATTTCAATAGCAACTATCCCATGTATTCTGACCTACATTTTATTGTCCCTACCGATGCTCGACTTAATCAAAGGAGAAGCAATTGGCCATTTGTAAAAGTAAACAACAAACCCACATTAGTAGGTAGCAATGGGATGAAATTTGGTCCTAGTGCAACCCCTGGAAGAACCACTACTGGAGCAGAACCCATAGACGAATTTAAAGGAGATGTTGCTAGAATGTTGCTTTACACTAGTGTTAGATATGAGGGATTACTCAATACCTTTAACCCTGATAATCCACGAAGCCCTATGGATGGAACCGAAGAAAAGGCTTGGGAAGATTGGTATATTACCATGCTTTTGGAATGGCACCACCTAGACCCCGTATCTCAACGAGAAATTGATCGGAACAATGAAGTTTACAAAATACAAGGCAACCGAAATCCTTTTGTAGATTTTCCTGAATGGGTAGATAGTCGCTCCTTAAATACCTGTTAA
- a CDS encoding acyl-CoA dehydrogenase family protein: protein MNHNSDQDLKMIAETARDFAEKNIRPHIMEWDEAQIFPIDLFHQLGEMGFMGILVPEVYGGAGLGYQEYVSVLDEISQVDPSIGLSVAAHNSLCTNHILEFGNEEQKKKWLPQLASGKVIGAWGLTEHNTGSDSGGMSTTAVKDGDEWVITGAKNFITHAISGDIAVVMTRTGEKGAKNNSTAFVLEKGMPGFSSGKKENKLGMRASETAELIFDQVRVPDSHRLGEVGSGFKQAMKILDGGRISIAALSLGIARGAYKAALKYSKERNQFGQAIAKFQAISFMLADMATEIDAAELLIRRAADLKNNHQKVTREGAMAKLYASEACVRISNNALQIFGGYGYTKDFPAEKYYRDSKLCTIGEGTSEIQRLVIGRDITQ, encoded by the coding sequence ATGAATCACAATAGCGATCAGGATTTGAAAATGATAGCCGAAACGGCAAGAGATTTTGCAGAGAAAAACATAAGACCTCATATTATGGAATGGGATGAGGCCCAAATTTTTCCGATAGATCTATTTCACCAATTAGGGGAAATGGGATTTATGGGGATTTTAGTTCCTGAAGTGTACGGTGGAGCAGGTTTGGGATATCAAGAATATGTTAGTGTTTTAGATGAAATATCCCAAGTAGACCCCTCTATAGGGCTATCGGTGGCAGCACATAACTCTCTTTGTACCAATCATATTTTAGAATTCGGGAATGAAGAGCAAAAGAAAAAATGGCTACCACAACTGGCAAGTGGTAAAGTAATTGGAGCTTGGGGACTTACGGAACATAACACAGGATCGGATTCAGGAGGGATGTCAACTACAGCGGTTAAAGATGGAGACGAGTGGGTAATAACAGGAGCTAAAAATTTTATTACCCATGCTATTTCTGGAGATATTGCTGTTGTGATGACAAGAACAGGAGAAAAGGGAGCTAAAAACAATTCTACTGCTTTTGTTTTAGAAAAAGGAATGCCGGGATTTAGTTCTGGAAAAAAAGAGAATAAACTAGGGATGCGAGCATCGGAAACAGCAGAGCTTATTTTTGACCAAGTAAGGGTTCCTGATTCTCATCGATTAGGAGAGGTTGGTTCAGGTTTTAAACAAGCAATGAAGATATTAGATGGTGGTAGGATTTCCATTGCAGCACTAAGTTTAGGAATTGCACGTGGTGCCTATAAAGCCGCTTTAAAATATTCCAAAGAAAGAAACCAATTTGGACAGGCAATTGCTAAATTCCAGGCAATTAGTTTTATGCTAGCAGATATGGCAACAGAGATAGATGCTGCTGAATTACTTATCCGCAGGGCTGCCGATCTTAAAAATAATCATCAGAAAGTAACAAGAGAAGGCGCTATGGCTAAGCTTTATGCCTCTGAAGCTTGTGTAAGAATATCTAATAATGCATTGCAGATTTTTGGAGGATATGGATATACCAAAGATTTCCCTGCAGAGAAATATTACCGAGATTCTAAACTTTGTACTATTGGAGAAGGTACTTCAGAAATCCAAAGATTGGTCATCGGTAGAGATATTACTCAATAA
- a CDS encoding nucleoside triphosphate pyrophosphohydrolase family protein, which yields MEKLDSLNQVAEFHKTFKAPILDTPQIPSEDRASLRVSLLQEELNELKEAIANNDLVEVADALCDLQYVLSGAVLEFGMGEKFVTLFNEVQRSNMSKACIDEEEAQQTVKTYQDQGVEVYYEKSGDKFNVYRKEDNKVLKSVNYSPANLKPLL from the coding sequence GTGGAAAAGTTAGATAGTTTAAACCAAGTAGCAGAATTTCATAAAACCTTTAAAGCACCTATTTTAGATACACCGCAGATTCCGTCTGAAGATCGTGCAAGCCTAAGAGTAAGCCTATTGCAAGAAGAGCTTAATGAGTTGAAAGAAGCTATTGCTAATAACGATTTAGTAGAAGTGGCAGATGCGCTTTGCGATTTGCAATATGTATTAAGTGGTGCGGTATTAGAATTTGGGATGGGAGAAAAATTTGTTACTCTTTTTAATGAGGTACAGAGATCCAACATGTCTAAAGCTTGTATTGATGAAGAGGAAGCACAACAAACCGTAAAAACATATCAAGACCAAGGAGTAGAGGTGTACTACGAAAAATCAGGAGATAAATTTAATGTATACAGAAAAGAAGACAATAAAGTATTGAAGAGTGTAAACTATTCTCCTGCTAATCTGAAACCTCTTTTATAA
- a CDS encoding thioredoxin gives MKKKIVKTFLCSVMLLGGMVIKAQAQKIILNREVTTADGDKLLLGRQSLDKFYTEPYQTWYNEEHDAYVVDQELIKQLRRHKLNTFKIKAFVGTWCEDSHREFPRLVRILESAHYPIKNLEITAVSEKFESPDGQEVLNHISKIPTFIFYKYGREIGRITEAPQSGFLEKDMLDIVTRISKVKVKKEKVKKERIRKTKKNRKNKTSDVE, from the coding sequence ATGAAAAAAAAGATAGTAAAAACTTTCCTTTGCTCGGTAATGCTGTTGGGAGGGATGGTGATAAAAGCGCAAGCACAAAAAATTATTCTGAACAGAGAAGTAACTACTGCAGATGGAGACAAACTGCTCTTAGGAAGACAAAGCTTGGATAAGTTTTATACCGAACCCTACCAAACCTGGTATAATGAGGAGCATGATGCTTATGTTGTAGATCAAGAGCTGATTAAGCAATTAAGAAGACATAAGCTGAATACTTTTAAGATAAAAGCTTTTGTAGGTACTTGGTGTGAAGATAGTCATCGGGAATTTCCAAGATTGGTGAGGATTTTGGAAAGCGCTCATTATCCCATCAAGAATTTAGAAATAACAGCAGTGAGTGAGAAATTTGAAAGTCCCGATGGTCAAGAGGTTTTAAACCATATTTCTAAAATCCCAACATTTATTTTCTATAAATATGGAAGAGAAATAGGGAGGATTACCGAAGCCCCACAAAGTGGATTTCTAGAAAAAGATATGCTGGATATTGTTACTAGAATCTCTAAAGTAAAGGTGAAAAAGGAAAAAGTGAAAAAAGAACGCATTCGTAAAACAAAAAAGAATAGAAAGAATAAAACTTCAGATGTTGAATAA
- a CDS encoding DUF4230 domain-containing protein has product MLNKTVPIFTFVLGVLITVAIAFSWKSCKSEKTEVINKDYYLLNNQISKLNKMVVLEQDFSSFQTHKSAAFSIAGYDVMPKEMVLYTTAKAQVSYDLSKMKIKVDSANKKLIIEELPRAEIKVFPEVKIHFMNDYALNRFDKKNLNSIMESAKANMVKNVDKKDLEKKGRKQLFENLNDIFVLAKALDYTIEDDTGILQKIQTESL; this is encoded by the coding sequence ATGTTGAATAAAACAGTTCCTATATTTACTTTTGTACTAGGAGTATTGATTACTGTGGCAATTGCCTTTTCATGGAAATCATGCAAGAGCGAGAAGACTGAAGTGATTAATAAAGATTATTACCTTTTGAATAATCAGATCTCTAAACTGAATAAAATGGTAGTTTTGGAGCAGGATTTTTCTAGCTTTCAGACCCATAAAAGTGCTGCTTTCAGTATTGCAGGTTATGATGTAATGCCTAAAGAAATGGTACTGTATACTACCGCAAAAGCTCAGGTAAGCTATGATTTATCTAAGATGAAAATAAAGGTAGATTCAGCTAATAAAAAATTGATTATCGAAGAACTACCAAGAGCAGAAATTAAGGTGTTCCCAGAAGTGAAAATCCATTTTATGAATGATTACGCTTTGAATAGATTTGATAAAAAAAATCTGAACTCTATTATGGAATCTGCAAAGGCAAATATGGTTAAAAATGTCGATAAGAAAGATTTGGAGAAAAAAGGAAGAAAACAACTTTTTGAAAATCTGAATGATATTTTTGTCCTCGCCAAAGCCTTAGATTACACCATAGAAGACGATACAGGGATTTTACAAAAAATACAAACCGAAAGTTTATAA
- a CDS encoding RNA methyltransferase — protein sequence MLTHHTIKALQSLDKKKFRQKYNLFLVEGNKIIRELPNSPFKIKEIYSIQPENLSVNGCSITEISPAELKKISFLQHPKDSVAVCELKESAFLNKVHKRLILDGIQDPGNMGTIIRLADWFGIEEIVCSHDTVDFYNPKVIMSSMGSFTRVNIVYTDLVDFLSQQDSPILTTDMEGDNIYEIDFPEQFNLILGNEGNGTRPETEKLATQKISIPRFGKTQNTESLNVAMAMGIILGQIFGGQKK from the coding sequence ATGCTTACCCATCATACTATAAAAGCTTTACAATCTTTAGATAAAAAGAAATTTAGGCAAAAATACAACTTGTTTTTAGTCGAAGGTAATAAAATCATAAGAGAATTACCAAATTCTCCCTTCAAAATTAAAGAAATATATAGCATACAACCTGAAAATCTCTCTGTTAATGGTTGTAGTATCACCGAAATTAGCCCTGCAGAATTAAAAAAAATTAGCTTTTTACAACATCCTAAAGATTCGGTTGCGGTATGTGAGTTAAAAGAAAGTGCTTTTTTAAATAAAGTTCATAAAAGATTGATCCTGGATGGGATACAAGACCCTGGAAATATGGGAACTATTATCCGCCTAGCCGATTGGTTTGGCATAGAGGAAATTGTCTGCAGCCATGATACTGTAGATTTTTATAACCCTAAAGTCATCATGTCCTCCATGGGATCTTTCACTAGGGTGAATATCGTATATACCGATCTTGTGGATTTCCTAAGCCAACAGGATTCTCCAATATTAACCACGGATATGGAAGGAGATAATATTTATGAAATAGACTTCCCAGAGCAGTTTAATTTAATTTTAGGAAATGAAGGAAACGGTACCCGCCCCGAAACTGAAAAGCTGGCTACCCAGAAAATTAGTATTCCGAGATTTGGGAAAACACAGAATACCGAAAGTCTAAATGTTGCCATGGCAATGGGAATTATCCTCGGGCAGATTTTCGGAGGACAAAAAAAATAA